A stretch of the bacterium genome encodes the following:
- a CDS encoding ribonuclease J, whose product MSKNPKNKKFYPKHQNRGNQHQPQQKEKVDKVHSFQPGKLRFIPLGGNGQVTKNMYVYEYNDDIVIVDCGMGFPSELMYGVDMVIPDITYLKDRLKKIRGILITHGHEDHIGALPYLIDQLSTPIFGTKLTIGMIEAKLKEQNKLNFTKLNRIEPRQSFQLGAFKIEAFRVSHSIPDSVGYALTTPVGTTIHTGDYKFDWTPVDGKTTDADFLSEKGASGVLALMSDCLRSEKPGNTLSELAIQDRFEEAMSKAHGRVFITTFASNISRLQQAINASVKFGRKVVIVGRSMDQNVQTALELGYLSIPKEIFVKQEDMDRIPDKQLTIVVAGSQGQPGSALNRIANGDHSYISIKDGDEVIFSADPIPGNQDAVYDMIDNLSRLGADVKYSDITSDFHVSGHGAQAELLLMLSLTKPKFVVPISAMQRQMRQYAILAEEAGVPHQNIFLLDEGEVIEFDHAGVHTAGDINTEAIFVDGIGVGDVGQIVLRDRKVLAEEGIVVVIITMKKAHNELIGEPDLVSRGFVYMKESESLIKEATEVVKKSLNGNKDQKKVKNWLAVREKVTNDLERFLYQKTKRRPMVLPVIVNV is encoded by the coding sequence ATGAGCAAAAATCCAAAAAACAAAAAGTTTTATCCAAAACACCAAAACCGAGGTAATCAACATCAACCTCAGCAAAAAGAGAAAGTAGATAAAGTTCATTCCTTTCAACCTGGAAAGTTGCGTTTCATTCCTTTGGGAGGAAACGGACAGGTCACCAAAAACATGTATGTGTACGAGTACAACGACGATATTGTTATTGTTGACTGCGGTATGGGTTTTCCCTCTGAGCTAATGTACGGAGTTGATATGGTTATTCCAGATATTACGTATCTGAAAGATCGTTTAAAGAAAATTCGCGGTATTCTCATTACCCATGGACACGAAGATCATATCGGAGCTTTGCCTTATTTGATTGACCAGCTTTCAACCCCAATTTTTGGAACTAAGCTTACGATTGGGATGATCGAGGCCAAGCTTAAAGAGCAGAACAAACTCAACTTTACCAAGCTGAACCGTATTGAGCCCCGGCAAAGCTTTCAGCTCGGAGCTTTCAAAATTGAAGCTTTTCGAGTCAGCCACTCAATTCCGGATTCGGTTGGCTATGCTCTTACTACCCCAGTTGGAACGACGATTCACACCGGAGACTATAAATTCGACTGGACTCCGGTTGATGGCAAAACTACTGATGCTGACTTTTTGAGTGAAAAAGGTGCGAGTGGAGTCCTTGCCTTGATGAGTGATTGTTTGCGCAGTGAAAAACCAGGTAACACGCTTTCTGAATTGGCAATCCAAGACCGCTTTGAAGAGGCGATGAGCAAAGCCCACGGTCGGGTTTTTATTACAACCTTTGCTTCCAACATCTCTAGACTACAGCAAGCTATCAACGCTTCAGTAAAATTTGGTCGCAAAGTAGTTATCGTTGGTCGGTCAATGGATCAAAATGTTCAGACCGCCCTTGAGCTAGGTTACCTTTCAATTCCCAAGGAAATTTTTGTTAAACAGGAGGACATGGATCGAATCCCGGACAAACAACTGACAATTGTAGTTGCCGGTTCTCAAGGACAGCCTGGTTCAGCTCTGAACCGTATTGCCAATGGGGACCACTCTTATATCTCTATTAAAGACGGTGATGAAGTCATTTTCTCAGCTGACCCGATTCCGGGCAACCAAGATGCAGTCTATGACATGATTGACAATTTGTCCCGGTTGGGGGCAGATGTTAAATATTCAGACATTACCTCAGACTTTCACGTTTCCGGTCACGGTGCGCAGGCAGAACTACTCCTGATGCTCTCCCTGACCAAACCAAAATTTGTCGTTCCCATCTCAGCGATGCAAAGACAAATGCGTCAGTACGCGATTCTAGCGGAAGAGGCCGGAGTTCCCCATCAGAACATTTTTCTTCTTGATGAGGGGGAAGTCATCGAATTTGATCACGCCGGAGTCCACACCGCCGGGGATATCAACACGGAAGCGATCTTTGTTGACGGGATTGGTGTGGGCGATGTCGGCCAAATCGTTTTACGGGATAGAAAAGTTCTGGCTGAAGAAGGTATTGTCGTCGTCATCATTACCATGAAAAAAGCTCACAATGAACTTATTGGTGAGCCAGACCTTGTCAGCCGTGGCTTTGTTTACATGAAAGAGTCAGAAAGCTTGATCAAAGAAGCCACCGAAGTGGTTAAAAAATCCCTGAACGGAAATAAAGATCAGAAAAAAGTGAAAAACTGGCTTGCGGTCCGAGAAAAAGTGACGAATGATCTTGAGCGCTTCCTCTATCAAAAAACCAAGCGCCGCCCGATGGTGCTACCTGTTATTGTTAATGTTTAA
- a CDS encoding nucleoside deaminase, producing MLNKNNQDEKFMTLAIEESKKTKGPKRFGAVIVKDGKILAKAHTTTHEKEDPTQHAETLAISKASKTLKSRRLNGCILYASCEPCMMCVGALLWSRINEVVIAMSRQDSFDSFSDSSHWHMGIEELVPEGFILRKGTLREEAKRVFNEQQ from the coding sequence TTGTTAAACAAAAATAATCAAGACGAAAAGTTTATGACTTTGGCTATCGAGGAGTCAAAGAAGACTAAAGGACCAAAAAGATTTGGCGCGGTTATCGTCAAAGACGGCAAAATTCTTGCCAAAGCCCATACCACTACTCATGAAAAGGAAGATCCGACTCAGCACGCCGAAACTTTGGCAATCAGCAAAGCCTCCAAAACGTTGAAATCCCGCAGACTAAACGGCTGCATTCTTTACGCCAGTTGTGAGCCGTGCATGATGTGCGTTGGCGCCCTTCTCTGGTCACGAATTAACGAGGTAGTTATTGCTATGAGTCGGCAGGACTCTTTCGATAGCTTCAGTGATTCCTCCCATTGGCATATGGGAATTGAAGAACTGGTGCCTGAGGGTTTTATTTTGAGAAAAGGAACTCTGCGCGAAGAAGCCAAAAGAGTCTTTAACGAACAACAGTAA